ttttattccgtttggattcggtTTGATAtgaatattctgcgaaaccaaaaacatgcaacagacaagaactggcacttggcactggatcaatatgttagtcccaaaaatagtataaaaagttgccaaaaagtatatggaaattgtagaatattggcatggaacaatcagaaattatagatacggcggagatgTATCACCATCCGATGGGACCTGCGGGACTGGAACCTGAAAAGGAAACgaataaaagtgaaagtatgtaagtatccggtgtcggttgagccgtactgtGGATCACAAACTAGATATGCCTCCAtcaatgcccatggaattttgagtgcgtagttatgtacgtgttgtacgaatgccactacttgactgggactgagacggaggccgaattgctagtctagctcctgacgagctgagttgtcctgctgcagggtagttcggaccctcttgacggtgtccgtgggctcggcagccgaattaaggttctactTGAGAAGGCcgatctgtacttctgctgctaaggcagctgtgtgctcttctgtacggagagagagcgttccgtatttccattgactgttatgacaccacgtggaccaggcatcttgagtttgagataagcatagtgtggcactgcattgaatcgggcgaatgcggttcgtccgagcagtgcgtgatagctgctgcgtaaggggactatgtcgaagattaattcctcgcttcggaaattgttcggagatccgaagacagcctcgagcgtgattgagcccgtacagcgggcctctacatctggtatgactcctttgaaggtagtctttgtgggtttgatctgtgatggatgaatgcccattttctgcactgtatcctgatagagcaagctgaggctgctaccaccgtccaccaggactcgcgtaaggtggaacccatcaattattgggtccaggaccagtgcggctgaaccgccgtgacggatactggtcggatgatcccgacgatcaatagtgatcgggcatgacgaccatggattaaattttggggtgactggctctatcacgtagacgtccctgagtgcgcgcttgcgctccctcttggggatgtgtgtagcatatatcatgttcactgttttgacctgagggggaaacttcttctgtccccccgtgttcggcagccggggctcctcgtcatcgtctttgctttgcgatcccttatccttgttttcggcatttaacttctcggcctgtttaaaaacccagcaatatctgttggtatgattgggtggtttgtctggggtgcaatgaatctggcacggacgatcgggtatgcggtccaggctagatgggcctgaattgttctttttgaacagattcttccgctgaccaggcttagagccactgaatctggcattgatcgccgtatcctcagtgttgtcgtTGTTATTTTGACGTTTGTACCTGTTGCGCCGACACTTGTCATTGCtatttttagcttcaggggtgccggcgtcgcttgcattatttttgctacgagccagccaactatcctcgcccgcgcaaaagcgggtcatgagtgccgtgagggtcgccatggactttggcttctcttggccgaggttgcgggcgagccattcgtcgtggatgatgtgtttaaaggccactagggcttcggcatccggacagtcgactatctggttctttttagttaggaatctggtccagaatttcctggcggactctccgagctgttgcacTATATGTCTTAAGTCATCGTCGTCCAGAGGTCgaacgtatgtaccttggaagttatccaggaaggcttcttccaagtcctcccagctgccgatagagttttcggacaggctgttcaaccagtgtcaTGCTGGTCCTTTgacttttagcgggaggtatttaatggcatgaaggtcatcgtcgcgggccatatgaatgtggagaatgaagtcttcgatccataccgtggggtctgtggtgccatcatatgattctatattcacgggtttgaacccttctgggaattcatgttcgatGACTTTgtcggtgaagcaatgagggtgtgcagcgcctctatatcgggtcgtatcgcgacgtagctccgatggGGTCCATCTGCAGCTTTCGGCCCgtgcatgactaggtttgtcacgtccgagcaggtagccatcgtcgcgtgtcggggcacgtcctcgcgatccgtagatcgatctggtatgtcctgctttattgttcaggtcatgtcgaaggtcatatgtatgaccgtgagCTGATTTACCTCTGACTTtgtgatgaggcggggcgggctggtgttcggcttgagttgccgctttgtcccgtccacgtggtggccggtcagccgcattgtgcgatggtggtatgtgttccggcgcctcgtcgtcaaactgaggtagtaatttgcgcttcgggtagcttttggccgggcgcttgaggccgtattcttcggctgcgagGACGTCGGTCtatttatcgttgagcagatcttggtcagctggaagctgctgctgcttctttttcaggctccttgtagtggctattagctggcggttgaagcgctcctgctcaagaggttcctcaggcacgatgaaatcctcgttgccgaggatcgcctcatcctcggagagcggaagataattactgtcctccgagtcctcgtgtgtggcctgtttaccagggctaacctgcccatcttcccgttcatcctgttcggtagctgcgtcaacggggtcttcgttgtcttcggcaccttccggagtgttatcttctcatgTGCCAGTGTtgctatcttctcctgtgccggtgttgctatctttactgcggcatgacttagagcggcgccgctgacgccggcatttcgattgtatctcaggaggtttatcctcaactggatcttctttgtcatcgccgctattctcctttggtgcatccaccatgtacacatcgtacaaGGAAGTGGCCGTTcaacgtccggtgaacggcgggtcctgggcctcttcttctccggtatcgtcgtccataccgtcgatgtcatcggagctgtaatcgagcatgtcagttaagtcttcaacagtggctataaagtgggtggctggtggggagcgaaattccctgtcatcggcttctagttcgaaccggatatagttcggatgtgagtcccccgccaaggacaggttctttaatgagtttagcatgtcgcccaaaggcgagtcctggaagatgtctgcagcgctgaattcgaagatcgataaacgatcaagttcggcgtccgcgaACTCACACGGTTCGAAACTTACTGCCGGAAACGAGTCCAGAGTTCCGGAGACACAGATATCGTGTGAGGTTaaatccatgtgcggctccaacaccggggaatctgtggcctccgtggtggggttgagcctccggtccttggatggcgcagtatGCTCCGGATCTAAAGCCAGAACGATTGCAGGAGCTATCTTCTGGATGTGgtccgatgatagatttaggtcatgtccatCGGGGTGACCAGGAGCGGTTGCCACGGTCTCGAATCcaacgaagatcaagtctccacggatgtccgcaacgtagttcaaacttccaaatctgacccggtggccaggggcgtagctatcgatctactccagatggccaagcgagttggcccgcagtgcgaagccgccgaacacgaagatccgtccagggaggaaggtctcaccttggacggcgtcattgttgacgattgaaggggccatcgaaccttttgaggacggcaaagtggaactctcaatgaaagcaccaatgtcggtgtcaaaaacggcgtatctcgggtagggggtcccgaactgtgcgtctaaggtcgatggtaacaggagacaggggacacgatgtttacccaggttcgggccctctctatggaggtaataccctacgtcctgcttgattgatcttgttgaatatgagtatcacaagagttgatctaccacgagatcgtaatggctaaaccctaaaggtCTATCTTGTATGGCTAAGGTAATGAATATATCTCccctctccggactaagtcctccggtttatatagacaccaggaggatctagggttacacaaggacggttacaaagaaaggaatctacatgtttGGTCGcccagcttgccctccacgccaaggagagtcccatccggacacggggcagtcttcggtcttcgtgttcttcacatcccatcagtccggcccatggctaacaggccggacgcccgaggaccccttagtccaggactccctcagccacgggTCGCTTGTTGGGCTTGCCGCCATGATAGTATTACCAATTTCATTCGCAGGTAGTTTTTTCTATCATTACACTCACGCAGATGGCCTAAAATGCTTTTGGATATTGTACTCCTAGGATGAGAAATGTAGGAGGTGCTTATGTTAATAGACAAGTATAATTCCTAGAGTACACCGTTTAGATCGATTTCATAGGTTCCACATACAATTTTTCAAATTTACTTGTTGGATTATATAGTTAAATTTCAGTGTGATTTTATAGACTCAGTGTATGTAGTGGGGCATTTTCGTGACCAAGCTCCATGGAGcttgattttttttctttaaattttttaaaattttacttttcagtttttaaaaagtcTAAAAAATGCAAGTATACAAGTATGAAATGTATATGTGTGTAATTTTTTGTGTGCGAGTGCCTCGAAATGCAActtttgtgaaaaagacaaattcatagACTTTGagaatgaatagtatcatgtgttgaaaAGCCTCATATTTTTTTGCACGGCCCTCCTTTCAACGTATttcgtcctgaaaatttacacacatgtacaTTGTGTGTCCATGTATATGTGTATTTTTCACAATTTTTTGAAACATAGAGATATGAATTTGATGAATTGCAAAAGGAGGCCCCATGGAGCTCGGCTCCAAAAGCAATTTTCGCAATGTTATACACTTTTGAAAATTCAGTCTCAATCATGTTTCATGTAAAGGCTATAGCCATTCTTCTCTTGGAGAAAGACAAAGAAGGCTACAGCAGAGGCGCGTACACCAACACAGCGGATCGTTTGCCCGCGAGATGAGCCTTCCTCAGACGTTCAAAGGCTGCCGCGCCTCTGCGGTCTGCACCTGCTCAGGTCTGCTGCACCCACCacactttccccctccctcgcacacTTCGCCACCTCCTCTCCCATCCTCCCCTCCGTCGCCTCCCGCATCCACCGCAATGGCGTCCCAAGCCCTGCGCCGCCTTCGCTTGCTCGCGGCTCGGGCCGCCGCCCTCCCCGCCTCACCGCACCAGCGACTCAGCCGGTCGCCCTTCGCCGCTCCGTCGCGGGCACAGGCCCACATGGCGTCGTCGTCGTGGGCCGTCCTGGGCAGCATCCCGCGGGTCGCGCCCCCCGCGGACGGCGCCGACGTCTCCCTCGCGCTCACCCCGCCCCCGCGCGTCTCCATCCTCACCGTCTCCCCGCGCCTCTTCCCTGAGCCCGTCACTCCCAAGTACTTCCCCTTCGTCCTCGCCGCCGacccctccggcctcctcctcctccaagccaCCCTCGGCCGCCCCTGGACCCGCGAGATCACCGACGGTCCCCACGGTCCCGGCGTCCACTGGCACGACTCCGAACCGCGCTACTTCGTCCTCGACGCCAACGCCGGCTCCGCGTTCCGCCTCCCCGAACCCAAGCCCGTCGACATCATGCACCAGGCCCTCCTCGGCCTCATCGCCTCCCCTGGCGGCGGCGGCCACTACATGGTCTCGGAGCTGCGCCCCATCATGGGCACTGACGAAGCCACGCTCCTCTCCTTCTCGTCCGAGGTCGGGAAGTGGGTCGAGAAGAGCGTCCACTACCCGCTCCCGCGCCGCATCTTCGCGCCCATCGGCGTGGTCTCGCACCACGGGAGGCTCTGGTGGGTCGACCTCACATGGGGCGTCATCACCAGCGACCCCTTCGCCAGCGACCCGGCCCTCCGCTTCGTGCCGCTCCCGCCGGACAGGGTGCTGCGGTCCAGGGAAGCTTGGGGAGAGTCCGACATGTACCGCTGCGTGGGGGTGAGCGCCGGCAAGCTGCGGTTCGTCGACACCTACTACATGGGCCGTGTCATCGGCGGCACTCCCAACATCAGCGTGTGGACGCTGCCTGGTCCGGACTCCACGGAGTGGACGCTGGAGCACGAGGTAAGCTTTGGTGAGATCTGGGCCGATGAGAGCTACAAGGCCACTGGGCTGCCCGTGGAGATCCCCACGCTCGCACTCATCCATCCCGAGAACCCCGACGTCGTCTACTTCTTCCTGGAGAAGCACATGTTCGGTGTCGACGTGCGTGCGCGCAAGGTTGTGGACTGCAAGCTCTACGACCTGGTTGCGCCGCCGAGGTGCGCAGTCGCCAGCCGCTTCGTCCGAGCGTGGAGGCTTCCACAACAACAATCACCAGGTTAATTCCCATCACATTCATCACGAACCAATTAGGAGAACTGAATTCCATCTGCATATGTCTGCACAAGTTGCCGGGGACTGATCCTCCTTTCCAAACAAATATGTCTGCACAGGCATGTTAAGTGGTAAATGCACGGATTCTTTATCTTAGCCTATTAGGCTAGGTATTCAGTATTCGCCTATAACTGACATACTAGTTGATAGTTCACGCACTATAAAAGACGAGGGTTTGTGGTTAATGATTATATAGATCTAAATCTCTATCTTTGTTGTGCTTAAGCAAGGCAGGCTTTAGAGGCTGCACTTACCTTGGATCGAGGTCACGAAGTGATGCACATGTCGGAATTGGTTGTATGTTTTGTGTACGATGTTGTATGCCTTGATGGTAGTCGATGCTGATGTATTCCTTGATGGTAAAATGCATGTCATTGTGGTGCTTAATTGATACATGTATGTAAGATATTAGTTGTAGTATCATCGGACTAGACAGTCAGTACTTTTCCCCATATATAGCTCTGTTTTGTGCCATCATAATTTTACCATATGACTGATGTACAATATATCGAATGTCTCTTCTGTATTGACTAATATTCTTGTCTTTCAACTTCTCAAGGGATGCTTAACTGGTCTAATGATCCAATCTTGACTGCAAAAGACAAATCTCCACATGGGAGTTACCCCCTGGAGGGACTTACCAGCAAGACATTCATAGGATGAATTGGAGGAACATGAAGCAGCAAGTGTTTTTGGCTAACTGTCTCCTAGGTGAGCTAAATTCTCACATGGATCTGTTATGATTTGGTGCTCTTTCTTCGAACATCACGCAACTCTAGTAGTACTAAGTTTTCTTATGCCCAAATTTCCTTTGATCCAGGTGAATTTAGTACTGAATTCAGGTCGTGGAGCGCATGGGATATGATATGGTCTATTCTGGTGACATGCCTGCTCTAGTAGTCACGGAGTTCTTCGCTGAGACGCAAAGTAGCTTAACATGTCGTCTTTGGTCTGTAAGATGGTGAATGGAATCGGTCGCTTAGTTTGTATTCCTCCTCGGATGGAATGCTGATACTC
The Triticum dicoccoides isolate Atlit2015 ecotype Zavitan chromosome 3A, WEW_v2.0, whole genome shotgun sequence genome window above contains:
- the LOC119271462 gene encoding uncharacterized protein LOC119271462, whose translation is MASSSWAVLGSIPRVAPPADGADVSLALTPPPRVSILTVSPRLFPEPVTPKYFPFVLAADPSGLLLLQATLGRPWTREITDGPHGPGVHWHDSEPRYFVLDANAGSAFRLPEPKPVDIMHQALLGLIASPGGGGHYMVSELRPIMGTDEATLLSFSSEVGKWVEKSVHYPLPRRIFAPIGVVSHHGRLWWVDLTWGVITSDPFASDPALRFVPLPPDRVLRSREAWGESDMYRCVGVSAGKLRFVDTYYMGRVIGGTPNISVWTLPGPDSTEWTLEHEVSFGEIWADESYKATGLPVEIPTLALIHPENPDVVYFFLEKHMFGVDVRARKVVDCKLYDLVAPPRCAVASRFVRAWRLPQQQSPGMLNWSNDPILTAKDKSPHGSYPLEGLTSKTFIG